The following proteins are co-located in the Gorilla gorilla gorilla isolate KB3781 chromosome 18, NHGRI_mGorGor1-v2.1_pri, whole genome shotgun sequence genome:
- the LOC129527432 gene encoding TP53-target gene 3 protein — translation MRASPCISQPAASWHPRPSALRPTAGSGPDTRTPGTVEDGSTPCPAFRSPAVSPCREEPCCFQISPAEETLELGRLVSPGNCDTLSPRAAGFYACHVRSLIPCRSTKGRWPLTASAAGLSRLSQILCTPGAPLGPPGSLRGPYLGRASHGDFPASVIKKRKRHSGRA, via the exons ATGCGCGCCTCACCCTGCATCTCCCAGCCCGCAGCCAGCTGGCATCCTAGACCCTCTGCCCTGCGACCAACAGCCGGGAGCGGACCAGACACCAGAACTCCCGGAACGGTTGAAGACGGTTCCACTCCCTGTCCCGCCTTTCGCAGCCCAGCAGTTTCGCCCTGCAGAGAGGAACCTTGCTGTTTCCAAATCTCTCCTGCTGAGGAGACATTGGAGCTAGGGCGGCTAGTTTCACCTGGTAATTGTGACACCCTGTCTCCTCGAGCTGCAGGCTTTTATGCTTGTCATGTTCGAAGTTTGATACCCTGCAGATCAACAAAGGGCCGGTGGCCTCTCACTGCCTCCGCGGCAGGGTTGTCAAG GCTGTCACAAATCCTCTGCACCCCAGGAGCGCCGCTTGGACCCCCGGGCTCGCTGCGTGGTCCATATCTAGGTCGGGCCTCTCACGGAGACTTTCCCGCCAGtgtaataaagaagagaaaacgtCACAGCGGAAGGGCCTGA